CTTCGACAAGGAGTTCATTAATAAGGAGGTTAAGAAGGCCATTTCCAATCACAACTCCATAGGCGATCGCATCCGGGCCAATCTCAACAACATACAGCGCACCGCCTCCTCAATGGACACCAACTTTGCCCGCAAATAAACTAGGATTCCTTTATTTCGTATGCATTATATGGTTCCGCAACAAATAGATTCAACACTTTTAAACGTCGTGGTTTGTGCTTACAAGATAAACGATGCGATTAACATTAATATACCGTATTTACGCTTAGGCGCTGGTCAATGCAGCCACGCCTGGCAGTGTCTTGCCCTCCAGGAGCTCCAGCGATGCGCCGCCTCCGGTGGAGACGTGCGAGACGAGTGCCTCCGTGTTCCACTTGGCGCAGCAAGAGGCAGTGTCTCCGCCGCCGATGATGGAGACGGTGCCGTTCTTAGTGGCGGCCACCACGCCGTCCATGATGGACTTGGTGCCGTTGGCGAAGTTGGGGAACTCGAAGACACCGGGGGgtctaaaatataaattattagcaaGATCTTCAGAAAGTTGCCTAGTGTGACACCTACCCGTTCCACACGATGAGCTTGGCGCGGGCAATGGGCGCCGCGAAGAGCTCACGGGTCTTGGGACCCACATCCAGACCCATGTGTCCATCGGGAATGCCGGCCTCCACTGTGGCCTCGCTGACGACAGCGTTCTCGGCGAACTTGTCGCCGCAGACAAAGTCCACTGGCAGATGCAACTGCACGTTGTTCTTCTTGGCCTTCTCCACCAGTTTCTCGACGATCTTGGACCCCTCCTCGTCGAACAGGGAACCGCCGATCTTCATGTTGTTGAGGACCTTTAGGAAGGTGAAGGCCATGCCGCCGCCGATGATCATCTCGTTGACCTTGTCCAGAAGGTTCTCAATCAACTGGATCTTGTCGGCGACCTTGGCGCCACCGAGAATTGCCAGGAAGGGATTTGGTGGCTTGTCCAGGGCCTGCGAGAAGTACTTCAGCTCCTTGTTCAGCAGCAGACCAGCTGCACGCTGCTCAAAGCCATCGCCCATCATGGAACTGTGGGCGCGATGGGCAGTGCCGAAGGCGTCGTTGACATAGACATCGCCCAGTTTGGCCAGACTGGCACGGAACTCCTTGACCTTGGCTGGATCGGCCTTGACCTTGCCGCCGCTGGCGTCCAAGCCCTTGCCCTCTTCCTCCACGTAGAAGCGGACGTTCTCCAGCAGAATGACGGATCCAGGGGCGGGATCCTTGCAGGCGGCCTCCACCTCGCTGCCGACGCAGTCGCTCAGGAAGGTCACATCCTGGCCGAGCAGGGTCTTCAGCTCAGCGGCCACGGGTGCCAGGGTGTACTTGATGTTCTTGTTGCCATCGGGACGACCCAAGTGGGACATCAGCACCACCGACTTGGCCTTCTTGGACAGGGCCAACTTGACACTATCCAAGGCGGCGACGATCCTCTGGTTGCTGGTGATCTTGCCCTCCTTGATGGGCACATTGAAGTCGACGCTGCAAAGAAGCACGGACAATGTTTATGCAACTGAACTGAATTCCACGGGAGGAATAGCTTTGCATTACCGCATCAACACCCGCTTGCCAGCCAAGTCCAGGCTCTCGATGCTCAGCTTGTTGAAGGCCATCTTGGgatttttctggattttaTGGATACTCCTGGTGCGTGCTAGCAAAGTCCGGATTGCGATACCACTGATTCCGCGAATCTTCTTCGTTCGCAACTGCTGTGCGGCAATGTCAGCGCAAGGTCATTTAGTCGGCGGGCCGCTAGGGTTGCAATTCGACTTCCAGGGCGGCAATCCGTGGCAGGCTGTTTCCCGCCGATGGGTATGTATCATGCGCAGGCCACGGATAGGGATACTCCAATTTTGGGGCGCCGGAGTTCATATCGGGGTGTATTCTCGTTCGAAAGTTGGATACAAGTTGTGCCAGCCACATGCAACTCTGTGTTTGGCGCCCTAATAGTGTTGGTCAGTGCTGTCAGCGCAGTGCTGTAAAGCATCCATTCCAAGGGTGTCGAAAGGGGGCCGCAAATCAATTCGAAAATtatcaaatttataaattttactATAAATACCCTatgttaaattgttttaacataaatttctgCTCTTATTGACTTGacaatgtaatttaaaaattatattaactAACTCCATAAAATTTGTtaccatatatttttatattatcatCAACCCCTTTTGACTTTGTCCTTCCACTCCCTTGAATGTctgttaaatttaaactgtAAAATTCACAGAAACACAGATAATTCGAATTCTCAcccatttttattaaatataaatacatattttttaaaactaataaagatattgttttataaatatttattattacttatgaaaaattaaatgacgtgcgtacatatgtacatacatacatattgcGGTGTAACAGCCGCCCCTTTGATGTTTGTACATATGTCAATATGTAATTATTGAATAAATGATTTCTGCTCACAACAAAGACAAATCACACAATCATTCTCGGTAGccgttgttttattttggctGTGCAAACGGATTCCGCCTATGATGCCATGGTGTTCTGCCTCTTCCCCAAATGATTCATTCATGGTTGCCCACTCGGTATCTTTACTCATCTCCGGCGGTCCAAGCAACCACCGCTGGCACATTCGGCACTCAGCACCACCAAATGCTAAcccaccgcaccaccacccaccacccagcacTCAGGACACGgaacaccaccacccaccacaaGTGCTCAGTGCAGCGAAATGCATGACGCAGATGGCAAAGGAAGGTATCTGGGAAGGATGGAGGGATGGGGTGCTGGCCACTCAGGGGTTTTCTAGCCAAAGTGGCGGGTTCTCTAAAGACCTATCTCCCCAAAGGACCAATTGTGATGTTAGTAGTAAGCTAGAAGGGATGACAGTACTTGTATTCGAAACTTTGCAGACAAAAGAGATGCGAATGATACAATTTAGCATAggtaaaaattaatattaccCCAAAATGCTCATCCAAGTACCTCTTGTAACGCTAATATAACCGCTAGATTGACATATCTGTTGGGGTTTTGGGGGTGCGTATAAGCCTATTTGGGGCATTTCAGCTTCAGCATcgcagtggcagcagctgtCCTCCCTCATCCCTCATCCTTTAGCCTGCCTGCCGGTCGAAAGAATGTCCACTCACACGTCACGGTTGTTAAGGAGGCACCACCGAGGACACGGACCCACTGACGCTGGCACCACGGCACTGCGGCCAAGTCAGGTGGTATTGGAAATCGAAGACAATGGGGCTgcttaaattcattttaataattgcgtGTAAACCGCCCGTTGACGCAGGTGAAACGCAGGTGAGCAGGTGAGTCGCCAGGCCGGCATACCTGGTCGAGTCGCGTCCATGTGGCCCGGCACTCGTGTGGAAACACTAGCACATGCCGGCAAAACGAGACTCGACTGCGAAAGTGTCCATTGCGATCGTCTGTGTTAGCGCGCTAGAGATCAAGAATCCCGAGAGGCAAGCGGCCAAGAGGCAAAGCGGCCAAGCGAATCGGAGTCGCCCATCTAGCAACAGTCTAACAATCACTCTAATCGAGTCGTAAACCTGTTCATGCTGTTCTACCAAAGCGTCTTGTGTACCTAGGCGCTAAAAGGGACGGCCTATAATGGCTATTTTTATGCGCTACAATTGAATTTGTATCTCAGCGTGGAGTTTCGCTACTCTTTCATACCTTGTTTTccatattaataatatacataGCTCTTCAAAGAACTAAATATTCTTTGGAAACTTTGAAACCGCTTTGTGAAACGTAACAACCTGATTAGAGATCTATAAGCAGCGCCTTAAGCTGAGAGAGCAGAGAACTTAATCGCCGTGAATACAAgttgatgtgtgtgttttagaTACACATGCTTGAGCGGCTGACTATCGATTGTTTGCATTGAGATTTGTTCGCACCTTTATGCTACAGCAAATTAATGACGCAACGTGTaagtgcactgggagaaatacGTGGGCCAGGTCAGGAACGGCGAACGGTCGGAAAACTATGCAGCTAGATGGAAATTCCCAACCAATCTTGCGTTAGTTTAGGTTCTGAATGGGCCATAAAACTCCAGAATCGACAGATGTTTGTGTTCCGGGAAGCAGGACCATCTTTCGTTTTTTGCCTGCCCGAACCTTCCTTATCGCCTGGATTTCGAACCGCTGCGTAACCTTGAAGTAGCTACGGTCGTACCACCCCGATAACTCGAGAAATTGGCACAGGTTGTCCTCAGGAATCCAGATACCATTGTTCACCGAGAGGTGCTGCCCCACAAGACCGATGAGCACTACGATGCGTATCGCGAGAGAGCCACCATTCTTTGGGGGAACCATCGCCGAGCCACTCGAACGGATACTGTGAGTTCGGCGGGCGGAAAGTGAGAAGACAGCCAGAAAACAACGGAAAGCGAATGGAAACCACAGCGAAATGGAGACGCAAATCGGCTTATCAGGCATCAGGCAGCAGCGATGATGTTCAGGCAAAAAGTCATCGCTGCTCCTCAAATATGTGATAACTCAATGGACGActacgacgacgacgacgacgacccACGATTACAGGTGTTTACGTTTACCGTGCCGCCTCGGATGGGATGCCTCGGAACAGGTTCGCCGACTTTAATTAGCGGTCCGCC
This genomic stretch from Drosophila teissieri strain GT53w chromosome 2L, Prin_Dtei_1.1, whole genome shotgun sequence harbors:
- the LOC122611600 gene encoding phosphoglycerate kinase — protein: MAFNKLSIESLDLAGKRVLMRVDFNVPIKEGKITSNQRIVAALDSVKLALSKKAKSVVLMSHLGRPDGNKNIKYTLAPVAAELKTLLGQDVTFLSDCVGSEVEAACKDPAPGSVILLENVRFYVEEEGKGLDASGGKVKADPAKVKEFRASLAKLGDVYVNDAFGTAHRAHSSMMGDGFEQRAAGLLLNKELKYFSQALDKPPNPFLAILGGAKVADKIQLIENLLDKVNEMIIGGGMAFTFLKVLNNMKIGGSLFDEEGSKIVEKLVEKAKKNNVQLHLPVDFVCGDKFAENAVVSEATVEAGIPDGHMGLDVGPKTRELFAAPIARAKLIVWNGPPGVFEFPNFANGTKSIMDGVVAATKNGTVSIIGGGDTASCCAKWNTEALVSHVSTGGGASLELLEGKTLPGVAALTSA